One part of the Mangrovibacillus cuniculi genome encodes these proteins:
- a CDS encoding bifunctional metallophosphatase/5'-nucleotidase, translated as MVKQHTLSIVLTSDIHGQIVPVHYGTKSETSDGLSRVSTYVEKLRKRTSVLLIDNGDNIQGTPLTYHYVKEMRHSPNPVIMAMNYMEYDIAVIGNHEFNYGMEVLHNAVKESTFPWLCANIINKKTGLPIFGNPYVVKKINGISVAILGVTTHYIPNWENPKHIENLVFEDVKETTEHWVKKIRQEEKPDLLVVSYHGGFERDLSTGEQTENLSSENQGFEICKDIQGIDILLTGHQHRQIHQFVHGVAVVQPGFKGEVVGQVDVIFEEHQGNRIVKDIAPKLVSMREVKSDLALEQLVHEYESKTQSWLDQPIGYIDGNMLIQDPFEARLKEHPLTELINKVQMEVAGVEISNSAIFNNEATGLPSKVTMRDIVANYVYPNTLAVIEITGKDMKDALERSASYFTIGPEGQITVNPTFCDPKPQHYNYDMWEGIEYTINVSNPEGNRIENLIYKGKLVQKEDSFDVVMNNYRAGGGGDYPMFKGKPIKREIQTDMSEILATYFKRNPLIKAQTNDNWRVIK; from the coding sequence GTGGTAAAGCAACACACACTGTCCATCGTGTTAACAAGCGATATTCACGGACAAATAGTTCCTGTACATTATGGGACAAAATCAGAGACGTCAGATGGATTAAGCAGAGTGTCTACTTATGTAGAAAAATTAAGAAAACGCACTTCCGTGTTATTAATAGATAATGGGGATAATATCCAAGGTACTCCCCTAACGTACCATTACGTTAAGGAAATGCGTCATTCACCAAATCCAGTTATTATGGCGATGAATTATATGGAATATGATATAGCAGTTATTGGGAATCATGAATTCAATTATGGAATGGAAGTTTTACATAATGCCGTAAAAGAGTCTACATTCCCTTGGTTATGTGCAAATATTATTAACAAGAAAACTGGATTACCTATTTTCGGCAACCCGTATGTAGTAAAAAAAATAAATGGAATCTCTGTAGCAATTCTAGGCGTTACGACACATTACATTCCAAATTGGGAGAATCCTAAACATATAGAGAACCTAGTTTTTGAAGATGTAAAAGAGACAACAGAGCATTGGGTAAAGAAGATACGACAGGAAGAGAAACCAGACCTTCTAGTCGTTAGCTATCACGGAGGATTTGAAAGAGATTTATCTACTGGTGAACAAACAGAGAATTTATCGTCTGAAAATCAGGGATTCGAAATTTGTAAGGATATTCAGGGAATTGATATTCTGCTCACAGGTCATCAACATAGACAAATACATCAATTTGTCCACGGGGTTGCGGTAGTTCAGCCTGGTTTTAAAGGAGAAGTAGTAGGGCAAGTAGATGTTATTTTTGAAGAACACCAAGGTAATAGAATTGTAAAAGACATAGCGCCAAAGTTAGTTTCAATGAGAGAAGTCAAAAGTGATTTGGCGTTAGAACAACTGGTTCACGAGTATGAAAGCAAAACACAAAGTTGGTTAGATCAACCTATTGGGTATATAGATGGAAATATGTTGATTCAAGATCCTTTTGAGGCACGTTTAAAAGAGCACCCATTAACAGAATTAATTAACAAAGTTCAAATGGAAGTAGCAGGGGTAGAAATATCTAATTCTGCAATCTTTAATAATGAAGCGACAGGGTTACCTTCAAAAGTTACGATGAGGGATATAGTAGCAAACTATGTTTATCCAAACACACTTGCTGTGATAGAGATTACAGGGAAAGATATGAAGGATGCATTAGAGCGATCAGCATCATACTTTACCATAGGGCCAGAGGGTCAAATTACTGTAAATCCAACATTCTGTGATCCTAAGCCTCAACATTATAATTACGACATGTGGGAAGGTATTGAATATACAATCAATGTCTCCAATCCTGAAGGGAACAGGATTGAGAATTTAATTTACAAAGGAAAATTAGTTCAAAAGGAAGATTCTTTTGACGTCGTTATGAATAACTACCGGGCTGGTGGTGGTGGAGATTATCCTATGTTCAAAGGAAAGCCGATTAAACGAGAAATTCAAACTGATATGTCTGAAATCCTAGCTACCTATTTTAAAAGAAATCCACTCATTAAAGCACAAACAAATGATAATTGGCGTGTCATAAAATAA
- a CDS encoding MarR family winged helix-turn-helix transcriptional regulator — MTTENSLKLFIVLSKATKAIHEYQNKYIQQAGLNPTEFAVLELLYHKGDQPLQKIGSKILIASGSITYVVDKLEQKEFVERIACPNDRRVTFAHITESGKAFIDEIFPAHSERLDEIFSVITEEEKQAAITILKKVGISARDKS; from the coding sequence ATGACAACAGAAAATTCACTAAAACTATTTATTGTTTTATCAAAAGCAACGAAAGCAATTCACGAATATCAGAATAAATACATTCAACAAGCTGGGTTGAATCCAACGGAATTTGCCGTTCTAGAGCTTTTGTACCATAAAGGAGACCAACCACTTCAGAAAATCGGAAGTAAAATTTTGATTGCAAGTGGTAGTATTACCTATGTAGTAGATAAGCTGGAGCAAAAAGAATTCGTGGAAAGAATTGCATGCCCAAATGATCGTAGAGTAACATTTGCGCATATTACGGAAAGCGGAAAAGCATTTATCGACGAAATTTTCCCGGCACACAGCGAAAGACTGGACGAAATCTTCTCCGTCATAACGGAAGAAGAAAAGCAAGCAGCCATTACCATCCTAAAAAAAGTGGGTATCTCGGCTAGGGATAAGAGTTAA
- a CDS encoding M3 family oligoendopeptidase — protein sequence MKTFTEFEYVRPNKEEIEQVLTGLLHTFQNAPNAEEQKKVMQEINQIRQDVDTMFNLCYIRHSIDTNDEFYQAEQDYMDELAPQLEEIVSKYYKALVESNYREELEKEFGTQLFALAEAQLKTFSPEIIPLMQQENKLSSQYTKLVASASIMFDGKELTLAQLDPYTESLDRNVRKSALEAKFAFFAENEAEFDRLYDELVKVRTEIAHTLGFKNFVELGYARMFRTDYNAEMVKAYRDQVKEIVVPYVTELKNRQAARIGVDSLKHYDETLQFTTGNATPKGNPDWIVENGKKMYEELSPETNEFIHFMLDQNLVDLVAKKGKASGGYCTFIPNYSAPYIFSNFNGTSGDIDVLTHEAGHAFQVYMSRNMTVPEYVWPTYEACEIHSMSMEFLTWPWMENFFKEDVEKYKFSHLSSGVTFLPYGVAVDEFQHFVYENPTATPEERKNYWSDLEKKYLPHKDYDGFDYLNRGGMWQRQGHIYNSPFYYIDYTLAQVCAFQFFALAEEDRESAWNAYVELCKEGGRQSFLGLVAKAGLQSPFEDGSMDKAFGHVKAVLDGIDDTKL from the coding sequence ATGAAGACCTTTACAGAGTTTGAATACGTAAGACCCAATAAAGAAGAAATAGAACAAGTGTTAACCGGATTATTACATACTTTTCAAAACGCTCCAAATGCAGAAGAGCAAAAAAAAGTAATGCAAGAAATTAACCAGATTCGTCAAGACGTCGATACAATGTTTAATCTTTGTTACATCCGACACTCTATAGATACAAACGATGAATTCTATCAAGCCGAGCAAGACTATATGGATGAATTAGCTCCACAATTAGAAGAAATTGTGTCTAAGTACTATAAGGCTTTAGTGGAATCTAACTACAGAGAAGAGCTTGAAAAAGAGTTCGGAACTCAACTTTTTGCATTAGCAGAAGCACAACTTAAAACATTTTCACCTGAAATCATCCCTTTAATGCAACAAGAAAATAAACTATCATCTCAATATACGAAGTTAGTAGCTTCTGCTTCTATCATGTTTGATGGAAAAGAGCTTACTCTAGCTCAATTAGATCCATATACAGAATCATTAGATCGAAATGTTCGAAAATCAGCGTTAGAAGCAAAATTTGCATTCTTTGCTGAAAATGAAGCTGAATTTGACCGACTATATGATGAGTTAGTAAAGGTGAGAACAGAAATTGCTCACACTCTAGGATTTAAGAACTTCGTAGAGTTAGGCTATGCTCGTATGTTCCGTACCGATTACAATGCAGAAATGGTCAAAGCATATCGAGATCAAGTAAAAGAAATTGTCGTTCCTTATGTAACAGAGCTAAAGAATCGTCAAGCTGCTAGAATCGGCGTAGATTCCTTAAAACATTATGATGAAACACTTCAATTCACAACTGGTAATGCTACACCTAAAGGTAATCCTGATTGGATTGTGGAGAACGGAAAGAAAATGTATGAAGAGCTATCTCCAGAAACGAATGAATTCATTCACTTTATGTTAGATCAAAACCTTGTGGACTTAGTTGCGAAGAAGGGAAAAGCTAGCGGCGGATACTGTACATTTATTCCAAACTACAGTGCTCCATACATCTTCTCTAACTTCAATGGAACATCAGGTGATATTGATGTATTAACGCATGAAGCTGGTCACGCTTTCCAAGTGTATATGAGTAGAAATATGACGGTTCCTGAGTATGTGTGGCCAACGTACGAGGCTTGTGAAATCCACTCTATGAGTATGGAATTCTTAACGTGGCCATGGATGGAAAACTTCTTTAAAGAAGATGTGGAAAAGTATAAATTTAGTCATTTATCTAGTGGTGTAACCTTCTTGCCATATGGTGTAGCAGTGGATGAGTTCCAACATTTTGTTTACGAAAATCCTACGGCAACTCCAGAAGAAAGAAAGAATTACTGGTCTGATTTAGAGAAAAAATACCTTCCACACAAAGATTATGATGGTTTTGATTATCTAAATCGTGGTGGAATGTGGCAGCGACAAGGTCATATTTATAACTCTCCATTTTATTATATTGATTACACGTTAGCGCAAGTATGTGCATTCCAATTCTTCGCTTTAGCAGAAGAGGATCGAGAAAGTGCGTGGAACGCTTATGTGGAATTATGTAAAGAAGGTGGCAGACAATCATTCCTAGGATTAGTAGCTAAAGCAGGTTTGCAATCACCGTTTGAAGATGGAAGTATGGATAAAGCATTTGGGCATGTTAAAGCTGTATTAGATGGTATTGATGATACGAAACTGTAA